GAATTTTGCGTGACGTGACGAATTTCCCTTCTTTCCCTGCGAACGGACTATTGTTCACGAGAAATGTCATCTGCAGCGTCGGCTCATCGATGCGAAGAAGCGGCAACGCTTCGGGATGATCCTGCGGACATACCGTCTCACCGACGTTGATGTCTTCCATTCCGGAAATCGCAATCAAATCTCCCGCTTCCGCACGTTCGATTTCAACCCGTTTCAGGCCGAGGAAGCCATGGATTTTAGTAACCCGGAAATTTTTCACTTTTCCATCAAGCTTCATGAGAGAAACTTGCTGACCGACTTCGATCGCGCCGCGGAATACACGGCCGATCCCGATTCGCCCAACATAGTCGCTGTAATCCAGCAAAGCTACTTGGAACTGAAGCGGCTCGTCCCGATTATCGACAGGAGCTGGAACGTGATCAACGATGGAATCGTAGATGACCTGCATGTTTTCTTCCTGATCAGCCGGATCCGGTGAATCAGATGCCGTACCATTCATGCCGGAAGCATAAATGACCGGGAACTCCAACTGGTCATCATTTGCATCCAATTCGATGAACAATTCGATGACTTCATCGACAACCTCTTCCGGTCGTGCAAAGTCACGGTCGACTTTATTGACAACGACGATCGGCTGCAAATTCTGTTCAAGGGCTTTTTTCAAAACGAAACGCGTTTGCGGCATACAGCCTTCATACGCATCCACAACGAGAAGGACGCCATCCACCATTTTCATGATGCGCTCAACTTCTCCGCCGAAATCCGCATGTCCTGGGGTATCAAGGATATTAATCTTCGTATCCTTGTACTGGATCGCTGTATTTTTCGCCAGAATCGTGATTCCGCGCTCTCTCTCAATATCATTCGAATCCATTGCACGTTCATCCACATGCTCATTCGAACGGAAAATTCCTGACTGCTTCAAAAGCTGATCGACAAGTGTTGTTTTCCCGTGGTCAACGTGTGCGATGATCGCAATATTTCTGATATCTTGACGTAACTTTGTCATTCTTTCACTCCACTATTCTTTTTTTCGAATGTCTAACTGTGCTATTATAACATAAACAAATAAAAATCCATATTAATTGATTTTGAATGTATGACAGGAGGAAATGATTTGAAAGACATTAAATGGGTCTTCGTGTTTTATTCCCTCGCTGCACTTGCTGCCATGGCAGGAATCGGTGTGGCGGTCGGTGAACGGAGTGCCATCGGCATTTTCCTCATGATTGCGGTCCTCGGCCTGGTGATGGCCATGGGATTCAAGACGAAGAGAAAAATGATCGATGCCGGATTGCTGTAGGAAAAGTAACTTTCTTCATTAAAACAGGGAACGCCGCGGCGTTCCCTGTTTTGTCATTTCAATTTAATATACCGATCCAGAAGCAATGGATGAATTGATGGATTTGCGATCAAAAAAGAATCCGATTGCAATAAATTCGCCGAGTCTCCATGAAAATTGGAAGCGACTGCTCCTGTCTCCAACGCAATAACCAGTCCCCCGGCAATATCCCAGGGTGACAGCCGCATGGACACATAGGCGTCCAGTCGCCCGCTTGCCACATAAGCGATTTCAAGAGAAGCCGCTCCGTAAGAACGGGCGCCGCGGATATCCCTGATCAGCTGAATCACTGCTTCGTGATCAATGTACCGGTTGGGTGTGAGCCAAGTGGAATTTATACCGACCATCGCTTCACTGATCGCCGTCTCCGTAAGATCAGGCAAACGTTCATCATTCAGATACGCCCCTTTTCCCTGCTGGGCGCTATAGAGATCATCATTTACGACATCGTATATGTATCCCAGCACACCTGTTCCTTCTTGATATATTCCGAGTGATATTGCAAAATTACGCTTTTGATGCACAAAATTCATTGTCCCGTCAATCGGGTCGAGTATCCAGATAATGCCCGATAAATCCTCTACAGGGTCCCCGAACCCTTCTTCTCCGAATATCCGGTGATCGGGAAAATCGTTTTTAATCCGTCCGATAAAGAATTGTTCAATTTCCTTATCAATATTCGTAACCAAGTCATTCGCATCGGCTTTCGTTT
Above is a genomic segment from Planococcus lenghuensis containing:
- the typA gene encoding translational GTPase TypA — translated: MTKLRQDIRNIAIIAHVDHGKTTLVDQLLKQSGIFRSNEHVDERAMDSNDIERERGITILAKNTAIQYKDTKINILDTPGHADFGGEVERIMKMVDGVLLVVDAYEGCMPQTRFVLKKALEQNLQPIVVVNKVDRDFARPEEVVDEVIELFIELDANDDQLEFPVIYASGMNGTASDSPDPADQEENMQVIYDSIVDHVPAPVDNRDEPLQFQVALLDYSDYVGRIGIGRVFRGAIEVGQQVSLMKLDGKVKNFRVTKIHGFLGLKRVEIERAEAGDLIAISGMEDINVGETVCPQDHPEALPLLRIDEPTLQMTFLVNNSPFAGKEGKFVTSRKIQERLEQQLQTDVSLRVDNTDSPDEWIVSGRGELHLSILIENMRREGFELQVSKPQVIVRVIDGVRCEPVERVQVDVPEEYTGAIIESLGERKGEMLDMINNGSGQVRMIFNVPARGLIGYSTEFMTQTRGYGIINHTFDSYQPLAAGRVGGRRQGVLVSMERGKASSYGLLGVEDRGIVFVEPGTEVYEGMIVGEHSRDNDLTVNIVKVKAANNIRSANKEQTTTMKKPRIMTLEEALEYLNDDEYCEVTPESIRLRKKILDKNERERLAKKKKYAELEA
- a CDS encoding YlaF family protein; the encoded protein is MKDIKWVFVFYSLAALAAMAGIGVAVGERSAIGIFLMIAVLGLVMAMGFKTKRKMIDAGLL
- a CDS encoding inositol monophosphatase family protein; translated protein: MDFSSIDKYAKSLIKEAGHRIRNSFVQDIQVETKADANDLVTNIDKEIEQFFIGRIKNDFPDHRIFGEEGFGDPVEDLSGIIWILDPIDGTMNFVHQKRNFAISLGIYQEGTGVLGYIYDVVNDDLYSAQQGKGAYLNDERLPDLTETAISEAMVGINSTWLTPNRYIDHEAVIQLIRDIRGARSYGAASLEIAYVASGRLDAYVSMRLSPWDIAGGLVIALETGAVASNFHGDSANLLQSDSFLIANPSIHPLLLDRYIKLK